The Ciceribacter thiooxidans genome window below encodes:
- the glp gene encoding gephyrin-like molybdotransferase Glp, which produces MDGLPQRACGCDESRHHVALTPVEKAIEIAVGMVQPLTAVDDVAVHKARGRVLARSLRAGRPMPHFDNSAMDGFAVALSDFAGEGPWHLPVAGTIAAGAAAPFLTVGTALRIFTGAPVPGGSDAVVMQEKCDDRGDTVLVHVRPRRGDNIRQAGEDIASGDLLVSAGTMLDGRHVGLLAGNGHGHISVVRRPRIAVLSTGDELGEDGAGVHDANRPMLLALCEGLGAEATDLGICPDDMERMTEIFRASTNRFDLIVTSGAASVGGRDFVRPALLAAGGAVEAWRVALKPGKPVFFGRLADTLVTGLPGNPLSAYVGFQLFVTRQIGAMLGLGGPSAKPEMAVAGLGWERKPGRTEYLPGQVVGRSESGLPIVEPLGHGSSATLMPLSLGDGVIVLAAHSRHVARGDVIDWMPFCRKDLSWKTA; this is translated from the coding sequence ATGGACGGATTGCCTCAACGGGCCTGCGGATGCGACGAGAGTCGACACCACGTCGCCCTCACGCCGGTCGAAAAGGCCATCGAAATTGCGGTCGGCATGGTGCAGCCGTTGACGGCTGTGGACGACGTCGCCGTCCACAAGGCGCGCGGGCGGGTATTGGCCCGGAGCCTCCGCGCCGGTCGCCCGATGCCGCACTTCGACAATTCGGCGATGGATGGCTTTGCCGTGGCACTTTCTGATTTCGCGGGCGAGGGGCCTTGGCATCTCCCGGTGGCCGGCACGATTGCCGCCGGTGCGGCGGCACCATTCCTCACGGTAGGAACGGCCTTGCGCATCTTCACCGGAGCGCCGGTCCCCGGCGGCTCGGACGCGGTGGTGATGCAGGAGAAGTGCGACGACCGCGGCGACACAGTGTTGGTTCACGTTCGCCCCCGGCGCGGTGACAATATCCGCCAGGCAGGCGAGGACATCGCGTCGGGCGATCTGCTCGTCTCGGCGGGCACGATGCTGGACGGTCGTCACGTCGGTCTTCTTGCCGGCAACGGTCATGGTCACATTTCGGTCGTTCGCCGGCCGCGCATCGCGGTGCTTTCGACCGGCGACGAGCTCGGCGAGGACGGCGCGGGTGTTCACGACGCCAATCGCCCGATGCTGCTTGCGCTCTGCGAGGGCCTCGGGGCCGAAGCAACCGATCTCGGCATCTGCCCGGACGACATGGAGCGGATGACCGAGATCTTCCGCGCATCGACGAACCGCTTCGACCTGATCGTCACGTCCGGCGCCGCCTCGGTCGGCGGCAGGGACTTCGTCCGTCCGGCGCTTCTTGCCGCCGGCGGGGCGGTAGAGGCCTGGCGGGTCGCGCTCAAGCCTGGAAAACCGGTGTTCTTCGGACGTCTTGCGGATACGCTGGTGACCGGATTGCCGGGAAATCCGCTGTCGGCCTATGTCGGCTTCCAGCTCTTCGTCACCCGCCAGATCGGCGCGATGCTCGGGCTTGGCGGCCCGAGCGCGAAGCCGGAGATGGCCGTGGCCGGACTCGGATGGGAGCGCAAGCCCGGGCGGACCGAGTATCTGCCGGGGCAAGTGGTCGGCCGAAGCGAGAGCGGCCTGCCGATCGTCGAGCCCCTCGGGCATGGCAGTTCCGCGACGCTCATGCCATTGTCGCTGGGCGACGGCGTTATCGTACTTGCCGCCCATTCCAGGCATGTGGCGCGCGGCGACGTCATCGACTGGATGCCCTTCTGCAGGAAAGATCTCTCATGGAAGACCGCATGA
- a CDS encoding peptidylprolyl isomerase, with protein MVTLFDKASNGAAPSRATMKDSYSTYQEPDTRVPPKARPVLDAVSVNGVEIAESDILAEAQNHPAENPGAAILAAARALAVKELLLQRARERQIAVSPESDAEGRSETDEDAAIRRLIEEEVAVPSATAEECLRFYENNRAKFRSEPIFEASHILIAADPADEQARAAARGDAERLAKVLAEHPSEFATMARTHSACPSAEQGGNLGQLTRGSTVAEFERALARMAEGEITSRPVESRFGYHIIRLERRIEGEQLPFDFVQQRIAGWLEASTWSKAVSQYIAILAADATITGIDLLGADGPLVQ; from the coding sequence ATGGTCACGCTTTTCGACAAGGCCTCCAATGGCGCCGCGCCCTCCCGGGCGACCATGAAGGACAGCTATTCGACCTACCAGGAACCCGACACCCGGGTTCCACCGAAGGCGAGGCCGGTGCTCGACGCGGTTTCGGTCAACGGGGTGGAAATCGCCGAAAGCGATATCCTGGCCGAGGCGCAGAACCATCCGGCCGAAAATCCGGGTGCAGCCATTCTCGCCGCGGCGAGGGCGCTCGCCGTCAAAGAACTACTGCTGCAGCGGGCTCGTGAACGGCAGATTGCGGTCTCGCCCGAGAGCGACGCTGAAGGCCGCAGCGAGACGGACGAGGATGCCGCGATACGCCGGCTGATCGAGGAAGAAGTTGCCGTTCCCTCGGCGACGGCGGAGGAGTGCCTGCGCTTTTATGAAAACAACCGCGCCAAGTTTCGCAGCGAGCCGATTTTCGAGGCGAGCCACATCCTGATCGCCGCCGATCCGGCGGATGAGCAGGCCCGCGCCGCCGCGCGCGGCGATGCTGAGAGGCTGGCCAAGGTGCTTGCTGAGCATCCGAGCGAGTTCGCCACCATGGCGCGCACGCATTCGGCCTGTCCGTCGGCGGAGCAGGGCGGTAATCTCGGGCAATTGACCCGAGGCAGCACGGTCGCGGAGTTCGAGCGGGCGCTGGCGCGGATGGCGGAGGGTGAGATCACCTCTCGGCCGGTCGAAAGCCGCTTCGGGTATCACATCATCCGGTTGGAGCGGCGGATCGAGGGCGAGCAATTGCCGTTCGATTTCGTCCAACAGCGGATCGCCGGCTGGCTTGAGGCTTCCACCTGGTCGAAGGCGGTTTCGCAATATATCGCGATCCTTGCCGCGGACGCGACGATCACGGGCATCGACCTGCTCGGCGCCGACGGGCCACTGGTGCAATGA
- the narI gene encoding respiratory nitrate reductase subunit gamma → MSGFLNSLLFGIYPYIALVVLILGSIIRYDREPYTWRSGSSQLLRRKQLIWGSVLFHLGVLFIFAGHLVGLLTPIVIFETLGISHSAKQTLAVVAGGIAGTMAIIGATLLVHRRLFDPRVRASSSTTDTLIIILLWMQLFLGLSTIPTSLAHLDGQEMVKFMNWAQGIFTFNPQAASYIADAAVIFKLHLFLGLTIFLLFPFTRLVHMLSAPVRYLWRPGYQVVRQRNRSASVNRIPAE, encoded by the coding sequence ATGTCTGGTTTTCTCAATTCACTCTTGTTCGGCATCTACCCCTATATCGCGCTCGTGGTGCTCATCCTCGGCTCGATCATTCGCTATGATCGTGAGCCCTATACCTGGCGTTCCGGCTCGAGCCAGCTCCTGCGTCGCAAACAACTGATATGGGGCTCGGTGCTGTTCCATCTCGGGGTGCTCTTCATCTTCGCCGGCCACCTCGTCGGCCTTTTGACCCCGATCGTGATCTTCGAGACACTCGGCATCAGCCACAGTGCCAAGCAGACGCTGGCGGTGGTGGCGGGCGGCATTGCCGGGACGATGGCGATCATCGGCGCGACGCTTCTTGTGCATCGCCGGCTCTTCGATCCGCGCGTGCGCGCATCGTCGAGCACCACCGACACACTGATCATTATTCTCTTGTGGATGCAGCTTTTCCTCGGGCTTTCGACCATACCGACGTCGCTCGCCCATCTCGACGGTCAGGAAATGGTGAAGTTCATGAACTGGGCGCAGGGAATTTTCACGTTCAATCCGCAGGCCGCTTCCTATATTGCCGACGCGGCAGTGATATTCAAACTGCACCTTTTCCTCGGGCTGACGATCTTCCTTCTCTTCCCATTCACGAGGCTCGTGCACATGCTGAGCGCGCCGGTGCGCTACCTCTGGCGGCCTGGCTATCAGGTCGTTCGCCAGCGCAACCGCAGCGCTTCCGTCAACCGAATCCCGGCGGAGTGA
- the narJ gene encoding nitrate reductase molybdenum cofactor assembly chaperone, with translation MHKALKIISLLLSYPSDELLAGAPELKAALDGDDTIAREVKLLLGRLIDDLAGQDLYDAQERYVYLFDRSRSLSLHLFEHVHGESRDRGQAMVDLMTMYEDSGFVIDAKELPDYLPLFLEFLSTRSVEEVDDLLAQTAHITAALGERLKKRQSVYADAFLALRLLSKAKPDQKLLKELLEGAEDDPNDLSALDRLWEDEAVTFGGNAGDNSCGPDRLRTQMRAAARKPNDPLNTIPV, from the coding sequence ATGCACAAGGCTTTGAAAATCATCTCGCTGCTGCTGAGCTACCCAAGTGACGAACTGCTTGCGGGCGCACCCGAACTGAAGGCGGCCCTTGACGGCGACGATACGATCGCCCGTGAGGTCAAGCTGCTGCTTGGCCGCCTGATCGACGATCTCGCCGGCCAGGACCTCTATGATGCGCAGGAGCGCTACGTGTACCTGTTCGACCGCAGCCGGTCGCTGTCGCTGCATCTGTTCGAACATGTGCACGGCGAGAGCCGCGACCGCGGTCAGGCCATGGTCGACCTGATGACGATGTACGAGGACAGCGGCTTCGTCATCGATGCGAAGGAACTGCCGGACTACCTGCCGCTCTTCCTCGAATTCCTGTCGACCCGCTCCGTCGAGGAGGTCGACGACCTGCTCGCCCAGACCGCCCACATCACGGCGGCGCTAGGTGAGCGGTTGAAAAAGCGGCAATCGGTCTACGCCGATGCCTTCCTGGCGCTACGCCTCCTGTCGAAGGCCAAGCCGGACCAGAAGCTGCTCAAGGAATTGCTCGAAGGCGCCGAGGACGATCCGAACGATCTCTCCGCACTCGATCGTCTGTGGGAGGACGAGGCGGTGACCTTCGGCGGAAACGCTGGTGACAACAGCTGCGGCCCGGATCGGCTGCGCACGCAGATGCGGGCGGCGGCCCGCAAGCCGAACGATCCCTTGAACACGATACCGGTCTAG
- the narH gene encoding nitrate reductase subunit beta, which translates to MKIRAQIGMVLNLDKCIGCHTCSVTCKNVWTNREGVEYAWFNNVETKPGIGFPKEWENQKKWNGGWVRKSNGKIEPKMGAKWRILAKIFANPDLPEIDDYYEPFDFDYGHLQTAGESRAMPTARPRSMISGERMEKIEWGPNWEEILGGEFEKRSKDYNFEGVQKEIYGQFENTFMMYLPRLCEHCLNPTCAAACPSGAIYKREDDGIVLIDQEKCRGWRMCVSGCPYKKIYYNWSSGKSEKCIFCYPRIEAGHPTVCSETCVGRIRYLGVILYDADRISEAASTADEQDLYEEQLKIFLDPNDPAVIEQARKDGVPDAWLEAAKRSPVYKMAMDWKIAFPLHPEYRTLPMVWYIPPLSPLQSAAQSGKLGMDGPLPDVRSLRIPVRYLANLLTAGKEAPVISALERMLAMRAYMRSKTIDGVIDTSIAAKVGMSAEMIEEMYHIMAIANYEDRFVIPTTHREVTEDAYDVRGSCGFSFGNGCSGGTSESDLFGAKRPKVVQTPTDLFKERL; encoded by the coding sequence ATGAAAATCCGCGCACAAATCGGCATGGTCCTCAACCTCGACAAGTGCATCGGGTGCCATACCTGCTCGGTCACCTGCAAGAACGTCTGGACCAATCGCGAAGGCGTCGAATACGCCTGGTTCAACAACGTCGAGACGAAGCCCGGCATCGGTTTTCCGAAGGAATGGGAAAACCAGAAGAAGTGGAACGGCGGCTGGGTCAGGAAATCGAACGGCAAGATTGAGCCCAAGATGGGCGCCAAGTGGCGCATCCTCGCCAAGATTTTCGCCAATCCCGATCTGCCGGAAATCGACGACTATTACGAGCCGTTCGACTTCGACTACGGCCACCTGCAGACCGCCGGCGAAAGCCGGGCAATGCCGACGGCCCGCCCGCGCTCGATGATCAGCGGCGAGCGGATGGAAAAGATCGAATGGGGACCGAACTGGGAGGAAATCCTCGGCGGCGAGTTCGAGAAGCGTTCGAAGGACTATAATTTCGAGGGCGTGCAGAAGGAGATCTACGGCCAGTTCGAGAACACCTTCATGATGTACCTTCCGAGGCTGTGCGAGCACTGCCTGAACCCAACCTGTGCTGCGGCCTGTCCTTCGGGGGCGATCTACAAGCGCGAGGATGACGGCATCGTCCTGATCGACCAGGAAAAGTGCCGCGGCTGGCGCATGTGCGTTTCCGGCTGTCCCTACAAGAAGATCTACTACAACTGGAGCTCTGGCAAATCCGAGAAGTGCATCTTCTGCTATCCGCGCATTGAGGCCGGCCATCCGACGGTCTGCTCGGAGACCTGCGTCGGTCGCATCCGCTATCTCGGCGTCATCCTCTATGATGCCGACCGCATCTCGGAGGCCGCCTCCACGGCCGACGAGCAGGATCTCTATGAAGAACAGTTGAAGATCTTTCTCGATCCGAATGATCCCGCCGTGATCGAGCAGGCACGAAAGGACGGCGTTCCGGATGCCTGGCTCGAGGCCGCCAAGCGTTCGCCGGTCTACAAGATGGCGATGGACTGGAAGATCGCCTTCCCGCTCCACCCGGAATACCGCACTCTTCCCATGGTCTGGTACATCCCGCCGCTCTCGCCGCTGCAGTCGGCCGCCCAGTCGGGCAAGCTCGGCATGGACGGCCCGCTGCCGGATGTCCGGTCGCTGCGCATTCCGGTGCGCTATCTCGCCAACCTGCTGACCGCCGGCAAGGAAGCTCCCGTCATTTCGGCGCTGGAACGCATGCTGGCCATGCGCGCCTATATGCGCTCAAAGACGATCGATGGGGTCATCGACACCTCGATTGCCGCGAAGGTCGGCATGAGCGCCGAGATGATCGAGGAGATGTACCACATCATGGCGATCGCCAATTACGAGGACCGCTTCGTCATCCCGACGACGCACCGCGAAGTGACCGAGGACGCCTATGACGTCCGTGGTTCCTGCGGGTTCTCCTTCGGCAACGGCTGCTCTGGCGGCACCTCGGAGAGTGATCTCTTCGGCGCCAAGCGCCCCAAGGTCGTCCAGACTCCGACCGACCTCTTCAAGGAGCGCCTCTGA
- a CDS encoding nitrate reductase subunit alpha codes for MSHLLDRLNFLARKNVGTFSQGHGVTTTENRDWEDAYRKRWQHDKIVRSTHGVNCTGSCSWKIYVKGGIVTWETQQTDYPRTRPDLPNHEPRGCARGASYSWYMYSANRVKHPLIRSRLLKLWRKERTLKTPIGAWAAIQEDPEKRADYMKMRGLGGFVRASWDEVNEIIAAANAYTAKTYGPDRVVGFSPIPAMSMVSYAAGSRYLSLLGGVCMSFYDWYCDLPPASPMTWGEQTDVPESADWYNAGFLILWGSNVPQTRTPDAHFYTEVRYKGAKSVVVSPDYSEAAKFSDLWLHPKQGTDAALAMAIGHVILREFHLDRQAEYFEDYCRRYSDMPMLVKLTGKDGHFIPDRFVRASDFIGTLDETNNPEWKTVAVDAKTKQFVAPNGSIGYRWGEEGKWNLEAKDGKGADVELAMSFILDGDHDTVANVGFPYFGNREHDYFEGTDHDSVLVRKVPARKVKLADGETLVATVFDLFVANYGLDRGLNDPNAAKSYQENLPYTPAWAEKITGVPRDQIIAVAREFASNAEKTRGRSMVILGAGLNHWYHMDMNYRGIINMLVMCGCIGQSGGGWSHYVGQEKLRPQTGWTALAFALDWNRPPRHMNSTSFFYAHTDQWRYETLKIDDILSPTAPEGPWDASLIDYNIRAERMGWLPSAPQLKTNPLEVSRQASAAGKEAKDYVAEQLKAGTLSMACEDPDDKANWPRNMFVWRSNLLGSSGKGHEYFLKHLLGTKHGLLGKDLGEEGRQASKEAVWHDEAPEGKLDLLVTLDFRMSTTCVYSDIVLPTATWYEKNDLNTSDMHPFIHPLSSAADPAWEARSDWEIFKGIAKAFSDVAPEILGVEKDVVLVPTLHDTAGELAQAFDVKDWKKGEIEPVPGKTMPAVVVVERDYPNLYKKFTSVGNLLDKLGNGGKGIAWNTEHEVDLLARLNGVVQEEGVTKGRPRIESDIDATEVILSLAPETNGEVAVKAWEALSKFTGRDHTHLAIPKEDEKIRFRDVVAQPRKIISSPTWSGLESEKVCYNAGYTNVHELIPWRTLTGRQQLYQDHLWMRAFGEGFCVYRPPIDTKTVNPAIRSKADGKPHLVLNFITPHQKWGIHSTYSDNLLMLTLNRGGPVVWISEPDAKRAGIVDNDWVEVYNTNGAIVARAVVSQRMKDGTIFMYHAQEKIVNTPGSPITGQRGGIHNSVTRVITKPTHMIGGYAHQAYGFNYYGTVGSNRDEFVVVRKLETVDWLEGPHSEGIADNKEAAE; via the coding sequence ATGAGCCATCTGCTCGATCGCCTGAACTTCCTGGCGCGCAAGAACGTCGGCACATTCTCGCAGGGACACGGCGTCACGACGACAGAAAACCGGGATTGGGAGGATGCCTATCGCAAGCGTTGGCAGCACGACAAGATCGTGCGCTCGACGCATGGGGTGAACTGCACGGGTTCGTGTTCGTGGAAGATCTACGTCAAGGGCGGGATCGTTACCTGGGAGACCCAGCAGACGGACTATCCCCGCACACGGCCGGATCTTCCCAACCACGAGCCGCGCGGCTGCGCGCGCGGCGCCAGCTACAGCTGGTACATGTATTCGGCCAATCGGGTGAAACATCCGCTGATACGCTCGCGCCTCCTCAAGCTGTGGCGGAAGGAGCGCACGCTCAAGACGCCGATCGGCGCGTGGGCCGCAATCCAGGAAGATCCTGAAAAGCGTGCCGACTACATGAAAATGCGCGGCCTCGGGGGCTTCGTGCGTGCAAGCTGGGACGAGGTCAACGAGATCATCGCCGCCGCGAATGCCTATACCGCCAAGACCTATGGGCCGGACCGGGTCGTCGGCTTCTCGCCGATCCCGGCCATGTCCATGGTCTCCTATGCCGCGGGGTCACGCTACCTTTCGCTGCTCGGCGGCGTCTGCATGTCCTTCTACGACTGGTACTGCGACCTGCCGCCGGCCTCGCCGATGACCTGGGGCGAACAGACGGACGTGCCGGAATCGGCCGACTGGTACAATGCCGGCTTCCTCATCCTCTGGGGCTCGAACGTGCCGCAGACGCGCACACCGGATGCCCACTTCTATACCGAGGTCCGCTACAAGGGTGCAAAGTCGGTCGTGGTGTCGCCCGACTATTCGGAAGCGGCGAAATTTTCCGATCTGTGGCTGCATCCGAAACAGGGAACGGACGCGGCACTCGCCATGGCGATCGGCCATGTCATCCTGCGGGAATTCCATCTCGATCGGCAGGCAGAGTATTTCGAGGATTACTGTCGCCGCTACAGCGACATGCCCATGCTGGTGAAGCTCACCGGCAAGGACGGGCACTTCATCCCTGACCGCTTCGTGCGTGCCTCCGACTTCATCGGCACGCTCGACGAGACGAACAATCCGGAATGGAAGACCGTTGCGGTCGACGCCAAGACGAAACAGTTCGTCGCGCCGAACGGCTCGATCGGCTATCGTTGGGGCGAAGAGGGCAAGTGGAATCTCGAGGCTAAGGACGGCAAGGGCGCAGACGTCGAGCTCGCCATGAGCTTTATCCTCGACGGCGACCATGACACGGTCGCCAATGTCGGTTTTCCCTATTTTGGCAATCGCGAGCACGACTACTTCGAAGGAACCGACCACGACAGCGTTTTGGTCCGCAAAGTGCCGGCCCGCAAGGTCAAGCTTGCCGATGGTGAAACGCTCGTCGCCACCGTTTTTGATCTTTTCGTCGCCAACTACGGGCTCGACCGCGGGCTCAATGATCCGAACGCGGCGAAGTCCTACCAAGAGAACCTGCCCTATACGCCCGCATGGGCGGAAAAGATCACCGGCGTTCCGCGCGACCAAATCATCGCGGTCGCTCGTGAATTCGCCAGCAACGCCGAAAAGACCAGAGGGCGCTCCATGGTCATTCTCGGGGCCGGCCTGAACCACTGGTACCATATGGACATGAACTACCGCGGCATCATCAACATGCTGGTGATGTGCGGTTGCATCGGTCAGTCCGGCGGCGGCTGGAGCCACTATGTCGGGCAGGAAAAGCTGAGACCCCAGACGGGCTGGACGGCGCTCGCCTTTGCACTCGACTGGAACCGTCCGCCGCGCCACATGAACTCGACATCGTTCTTCTACGCCCACACCGACCAGTGGCGCTACGAGACGCTAAAGATCGACGACATCCTCTCGCCGACCGCACCGGAAGGTCCGTGGGACGCTTCGCTGATCGACTACAATATCCGGGCCGAACGCATGGGATGGCTGCCGTCGGCTCCGCAGCTCAAGACCAATCCGCTGGAGGTGTCGAGGCAGGCCTCGGCCGCAGGCAAGGAGGCCAAGGACTATGTCGCCGAACAGCTGAAGGCCGGGACGCTTTCCATGGCGTGCGAAGACCCCGATGACAAGGCGAACTGGCCGCGCAACATGTTCGTCTGGCGGTCCAACCTGCTCGGCTCGTCTGGCAAGGGGCACGAATACTTCCTGAAGCACCTGCTCGGCACCAAACACGGCCTGCTCGGCAAGGATCTCGGCGAAGAGGGCCGGCAGGCTTCGAAGGAAGCGGTCTGGCACGACGAGGCCCCGGAAGGAAAGCTCGACCTCCTGGTCACACTCGACTTCCGCATGTCGACCACCTGCGTCTATTCCGACATCGTCCTTCCGACCGCCACCTGGTACGAGAAGAACGACCTCAATACCTCCGATATGCACCCCTTCATCCATCCGCTCTCGAGTGCAGCGGATCCGGCCTGGGAAGCGCGCAGCGACTGGGAGATTTTCAAGGGCATCGCAAAGGCGTTCTCCGACGTCGCCCCGGAAATCCTCGGCGTCGAGAAGGACGTCGTGCTCGTGCCCACTCTCCACGACACGGCAGGCGAACTTGCTCAAGCCTTCGACGTCAAGGACTGGAAGAAGGGCGAGATAGAGCCAGTCCCGGGAAAGACCATGCCGGCGGTTGTCGTCGTCGAGCGCGATTACCCGAACCTCTACAAGAAGTTCACATCGGTCGGAAACCTGCTCGACAAGCTCGGCAACGGCGGCAAGGGGATCGCCTGGAACACCGAGCACGAGGTCGATCTGCTCGCCCGGCTGAACGGTGTCGTACAGGAGGAGGGCGTCACCAAGGGGCGTCCGCGGATCGAGAGCGACATCGACGCCACCGAGGTCATCCTGTCGCTCGCGCCGGAAACCAATGGCGAAGTGGCGGTGAAGGCGTGGGAGGCGTTGTCGAAGTTCACCGGCCGCGACCACACCCACCTCGCGATCCCCAAGGAGGACGAGAAGATCCGCTTCCGCGATGTGGTGGCGCAACCGCGCAAGATCATCTCGTCGCCGACCTGGTCGGGCCTGGAATCGGAGAAGGTCTGCTACAATGCCGGCTATACCAATGTGCACGAACTGATCCCCTGGCGCACGCTCACAGGCCGCCAGCAGCTCTATCAGGATCATCTGTGGATGCGCGCCTTCGGCGAAGGCTTCTGCGTCTACCGGCCGCCGATCGATACCAAGACGGTCAACCCGGCGATCCGCTCCAAGGCTGACGGCAAGCCGCATCTCGTGCTGAACTTCATCACGCCGCACCAGAAGTGGGGAATCCACTCGACCTATAGCGACAACCTGCTGATGCTGACGCTCAATCGTGGCGGTCCGGTCGTATGGATTTCCGAACCTGACGCCAAGCGGGCCGGCATCGTCGATAATGACTGGGTCGAGGTCTACAATACCAACGGCGCGATCGTCGCGCGTGCAGTGGTCTCTCAGCGCATGAAGGACGGCACGATCTTCATGTACCACGCCCAGGAAAAGATCGTGAACACGCCCGGCTCGCCGATCACCGGCCAGCGCGGAGGCATTCACAACTCGGTGACGCGCGTCATCACCAAGCCCACCCATATGATCGGCGGCTATGCCCATCAGGCCTACGGCTTTAACTACTACGGCACGGTCGGGTCCAACCGCGACGAGTTCGTCGTCGTTCGCAAACTCGAGACGGTGGACTGGCTCGAAGGGCCGCACAGCGAAGGCATCGCAGACAACAAGGAGGCGGCAGAATGA